AAGCTCGCCGCGACGGCGCCACCGCCACCGCCGCCCACATCGGCCGATATCGCGAAGGCAAAACCGGCAGGACCACCGCCACCGAAGCCGATCCAGCTTGCTGCTGGCGCACCACCGCCTCCGCCGCCGACGTCGGCCGACATCAACAAAACGACGCCTCCGGATCCGAACGCATGGCCGGCGACGGCGGTCGAGCAGACGAAGAGCGTCCAGGCGCTGTTGCGCGAGTTCCGCTTCTACAAGCGCGCACCGGACGGCCACATGGGCCAGGGGACACGCGCAGCCATCCGCGAATACCAGCGCATCGCCGGCCTGCCGGTCACGGGTCAGCCCGACAAGGCACTGTTCGAATCGCTGAAGGAAATGCAGGAACTCACGAAGCCGAAGGCGGGCTCAAACTAGCCGGCCCGCGTGGCGCCACCAGGCGTCGGGAAGATGCGACGCGGCACGTTGCGCGGCGTCTGTCGATGCAAAGAGGCCAAAGCAGGTCGCACCACTACCGCTCATCGCAGCATGCGCAACGCCGTCAGTGCGCCGCAGACGGTCGAGCACGTCGGCCACTGCTGGCTGCAGGGAGATCGCCGCCGCCGTCAGGTCGTTGCCGCGGCGCGCGAGATCGGCGGCGAACGCCGCGAGGTCGGGCCAGCCCGATTCAATGGGAAGGCCCGGGGCAAAATCTCCGACGCGAGCGCGGAAGACGGCGGGCGTCGGCAACGCGACACCTGGATTGACCAGCAGGATTGCGCAGTCCGGCAACCGGGGTGCTGGGGCGAGGCGCTCGCCGATTCCCGTCGCCACGGCCGGCCGGCCAGCGAGACACATGGGAACATCGGCACCGAGCGACGCCGCGAGATCGAACAGCTCCTCCTCGGGCATGGCGATGCGCCACAGATCGACCAGCGCCCGGAGCGTCGCGGCAGCGTCGGCCGAGCCGCCGCCGAGGCCGGCCGCCACCGGAATGCGCTTCGTCAGGCGCAGGGCGGCCCTCGGCGCCACCCCAGCGCGACCGGCCAGCAGGCGCGCAGCCCTCAGAACGAGATTGTCGGCAACATCGTCGCCCTCGAGCGCCGCCGCCCCCGGCCCGACGATTTCCAGCGACAGATCAGACGCGGGCGCGACCTCGATCCCGTCGGCAAGATCCGTGAAGGCAACCAGCGAGTCGAGCAGGTGGAAGCCGTCGGCGCGGCGACCAACGACGTTCAGCCAGAGATTGACCTTGGCGCGGGCGAGCAGCACCCCCCGTGTCCTTCAATCAGCCGCCTTCGATCAGCCGCCCTGCTTGGTGTCGGCGGCCTTCTCGTAGACGGTCGGCTTGTCGTTCGAGGGATTAAGTCCGTTGGCGATCTTGTCCTCGATGATGGGCTGACGATCCTTGTCAGGCTTCTGGTGCAGCGCGCGTTCCCACTGGAAGCGGGCCTCGCGGCGGCGGCCGACATGCCAGTAGGCGTCGCCGAGATGATCGGTGATCGTCGAGTCGTCGCCCTTCTGCTCGGTCGCGCGCTCCAGCCACTCCACCGCCTTCTCGTACTGACCGAGCCGGTAATAGGCCCAGCCGACGCTGTCGGTGATCGCGCCGTCGTCGGGGCGAAGCTCGGTCGCACGCTCGAGCATCTTCATGCCTTCCTGGAGATGCAGGCCCTGGTCGATCCAGCTGTAGCCGAGATAGTTCAACACGTAGGGCTGCTCGGGCGAGAGTTCGAGCGCCTTCTTCATGTCGGCCTCGGCCTTCGGCCAGTTCTTCGTGCGCTCGAGCACGATGCCGCGCCCGAAATAGATCTGCCAGTGACGCTCGTCGGGCTTGCCCAGCCGAGAGATCGCGGTGTCGTAGGCGGCGACGGCCTCGGCGAACCGGTCCTTGCTGCGCAGCAGGTCGGCCAGCGTGAGCGCGGCGTCGATTCGGTCGGGCTTCTCGGCCACCAAGGTCCTGAGACGCGCCACGGCTTGGTCGAACTTGTCTTCCTGCGCGTCGAGCGCCGCCGTCCTGAGTCTGGCCTGCCAGTAGAGCGGCGAGGTCGGGCCGATCCTGCCCAGCGCGGCAACCGCCTTGGGGATCTGCTGGAACTGTTCGTAGAGGCCCGCGATCATGAGCCAGGCGAAATCCTGGTCGGGCTTCAGCGCGGTCGCGAGCTGGTAGAAGATCAGCGCGAGGTCCTGGCGCTGGTTGCGCGGATCGGAGGCCAGGATGCCGCCGATGTCGAACAGGATCTCAGCGATGCCGGACGCCGGCGTCGGCGGCTTGGGCATCGGCGCGTTGGCGCCCATGAGCCCGTCCATGACGACGGAATCGCTGTAGCGCGTGCCGTATGTCTTCAGGATCTCGCGCGCCTCGGCGTCCTTGCCCAGACGGCGCAGCCCCTCGGCGACGGAAATCGTGGTGCGCAGTCCGTTGCGGTCGAGCGAAATGGCACGCCGGTACTTGGCCTCGGCGGCGTCCTTGTCGCCAGCCATCTCGTCGATCTGCGCGGCGATCACCAGGGCGGGCGCTTCCGCCCTCTCGCCGCTCGCGGGCTTCAGCCGCGCCAGATACGACCGCGCGGCCGCGTAGTCCTTATCGCCGGCCTTCAGCCATGCCATCACATATTCGCGCAGAGCGCCCAGCTGGTTCTCCGAGCCGATGCGCGTGAGCTGCTGCTCAGCCGCTTTGTAGTTGCCCTTCTTGACGGCCTCGATCGCCATCACGAGGTTGGCGAAGCCGTCGCCTGGCCGCGTCGACAGAACCGCCGGCGCCAGTTCGGCCGCGGAATCGATCCGCCCGGCATACATGCGCAGGCGGAACACGGCGTAGATCAGCTCGGGATCGAGCGGCGTGAGCGCAAGCGCCTGATCCATCTGGTCGGCGGCGGCGTCGTAGTCGTGGTCCTGCTCCCCGACACGGGCAGCGAGATAGCGGCCCTGCAGCGAGATTGGCGCGAGACGCTGGCCGGGCTGGGCGACGGGAGGGCGGGCCGGCGGCTTGGCGCCGCCTTGTTGTGCCGGGCCCTGCTGGGCCTGGCCGGCGAGAGGAAGAGCGAACAGCAGCGCCGCCGAAAGCAGCGCGAGGGGAGTGCGGTTCATGCGTCTCACATGTTGGGGTAGTTGGGACCGCCGCCGCCTTCGGGCACGGTCCAGTCGATATTCTGCGCCGGATCCTTGATGTCGCACGTCTTGCAGTGAACGCAGTTCTGCGCGTTGATCTGGAAGCGCGGCTGGCCGTTGTCGGCCGTGACCACTTCATACACGCCGGCCGGGCAGTAGCGCTGCGCGGGCTCGGCGTAGAGCGGCAGGTTGACGGCGATCGGAATCGACGGATCGCGCAGCTTGAGGTGAACCGGCTGGTCCTCCTCGTGGTTGGTGTTCGACAGGAACACCGAGGACAGCTTGTCGAAGGAGATCACGCCGTCGGGCTTGGGATACTGGATCGGCTGGAACTCGCTGGCCGGCCGCAGCGTCTCATGGTCGGCCTTGTGATGGCGCAGCGTCCACGGCACGCGGATGCCGAGGTCGTGCAGCCACATGTCCATGCCGCCGTAGAGCGTACCGAGCGTCGTGCCCCACTTCAGCGCGGGCTTGACGTTGCGCACCTTGTCGAGGTCCTTCCAGATCCACGATGCCTTGAGCTTCACCGGATAGGCGATCAGCTCGTCGCCGCCGGTCTTGCCGCCGGCCAGCGCCTCGAACGCCGCCTCGGCGGCGAGCATGCCGCTCTTGACCGCATTGTGGCTGCCCTTGATGCGCGGCACGTTCACGAAGCCGGCCGAGCAGCCGATCAGCGCGCCGCCCGGGAAGGTGAGCTTGGGCACCGACTGGATGCCACCCTCGTTGATGGCGCGAGAGCCGTAGACCAGCCGCTTACCGCCCTTGAGATACTTGGCGACGTCGGGATGGGTCTTGAAGCGCTGGAATTCGTCGAACGGCGAGAGATAGGGGTTCTCGTAGCTGAGATGCACCACGAGGCCGATGGCGACCAGGTTGTCGCCGAAATGATACATGAACGAACCGCCCGAGCTGTTCGTCTCCGAGAGCGGCCAGCCCTGCGAGTGGACGACCAGGCCCTTGCGGAAGTTGGCGGGATCGACCTGCCACAGTTCCTTGATGCCGATGCCGAACTTCTGCGGATCGACTCCGTCGCGCAGGTCGAACTTGGCCATCAGCTGCTTGGCGAGCGAACCGCGCACGCCCTCGCCGATCAGCGTGTACTTGGCATGCAGCTCCATGCCCGGCGTGTAGCTGTCCTTGTGCGTGCCGTCCTTGGCGATGCCCATGTCGCCGGTGGCGACGCCCTTCACCGAGCCGTCCTCGTTGTAGAGGACCTCGGCGGCGGCGAAGCCCGGATAGATCTCGACGCCCAGAGCCTCGGCCTGCTGGCCAAGCCAGCGGCAGACCTCGCCCAGGCTGACGATGTAATTGCCGTGGTTGTTCATCAGCCGCGGCAGCAGGAAGTTGGGGAAGCGGTAGGAGCCGCCCTTGGTCAGGAACAGGAACTGGTCGTCGGTGACCTGGGTTTCGAGCGGCGCGCCCTTTTCCTTCCAGTCCGGAATGAGCTCGTTGAGGCCGATCGGATCGACCACGGCGCCCGAGAGGATGTGGGCGCCCAGTTCCGAGCCCTTTTCGAGCACGCAGACGGACACTTCGTGGTTGCGCTCGGCGGCGAGCTGCTTCAGGCGGATCGCCGCCGACAGTCCGGCCGGACCGCCGCCCACGATTACCACGTCGTATTCCATCGCCTCGCGCGTCATGCTGTGTCGCCCTGCAATTCCAATTTCCCGATGGACGCGCGCCTGTCCGACGGCAATCCTCTGATTTAGATAGCGTGTCGGGGGCGGGATCGCCACCCGCTGAAAAGGGGATTTCCTGTGCCTGAGTTGAACGAAATCGAGAGCAAGATCTTCTCTGCACGGGATTTCAGGCTGGAAAGTGGCAAGATCCTTCCCGTCCTCGAACTGGCCTACGAAACCTACGGCGCCCTGTCGCCGGCCGGGGACAACGCGATCCTGGTCGTGCACGGCTACACCTCGTCCCATCACGCTGCAGGCAAGAATGCACCCGGCAAGCAGGGCCGAGGCGTCCCGGAGGGAAGTGCCGGCTGGTTCGATGGGCTGATCGGTCCGGGCAAGGCCATCGACACCGACCGCCATTTCGTCGTGTCGGTGAACGCGCTGGGTTCGGCGCACGGCAGTTCCGGCCCCAACAGCACCGATCCCGCGACCGGCAAGCCCTACGGCCCGACGTTCCCGGAGGTCACGCTGCGCGACATGGTGGCCAGCCAGAAGCTGCTGGTCGATTCGCTCGGCCTCAAGAGCCTGGTCGCCGTGGTCGGTCCCTCGATGGGCGGCTTCCAGTCGTTCCAGTGGGCGGCGTCCTATCCCGGCTTCATGAAGGGCATTGCCGCGTCGGTGACCGCGCCACGCGCGCCCGGACGCCTGGGCGGCCTCGAGGCGCTGCAGAAGCGTCTCGCCAGCGACCCGAACTGGAACGGCGGCTGGTACTACGAGAATGGCGGCATCCCCGGTACGCTCGAACAGATCCGTTATGAGACGCTGCTGAACTACGGCCAGGGCGAAGCCGAGGCCAAGGTGGCCGCCAAGAGCTGGGCGAAGATCTACGACGGCCATTCGCTGGTCACCCTGCGGCGCGCGATCGACGGCTTCGACATCACGAAGCAATACGAGCAACTGAAGAAGACCAAGGTCCTCTACGTCATCTCGAAGACCGACAAGCTGTTCGACCTCACCGACTGTGCCGCCCATGCGCTCGACATGCGCAAGGCTGGAGTCGACCTGACCTATGTCGAGATGCCGTCGGACAAGGGCCACATGGCGAGCCATGCCGACGCGGCGATGTGGGCGCCGATCCTGGCCGCCTTCCTCAAGCAACTGACCTGATGGAAGCGGCGCTCAGCCCGCACGACGCCGCCGCGCTGCTGCGCTGGTACGTCGATCACGGACTCGACGAGACGATCGGCGAGGAGGCGATCGACCGCTTCGCGCTGCCGGCGCCAGTGGCCATCGTCGCCACGCCTGCCCCCCCGACGGTCCCGTCCTCCGCCGCGCCGACGCCGATCCGGCCGCCCCTCGCCGCGCCGGCCGTGCGCGCGCCCGTGCCACTCGAATCGCCGCAGCTCGCGCTCGACGCCCGCGAAGCCGCCGCGCGCGCCACCACCATCGTCGAACTGGAAGAAGCCGTGCGCGCCTTCGAGGGCTGCGCCCTGAAGCGCACCGCCAAGAACACGGTGTTCGCCGACGGCGTCGCCGGCGCGCCGGTGATGATCGTCGGCGAAGCGCCGGGCGCCGACGAGGATCGCCTCGGCAAACCGTTCGTCGGCGTGAGCGGTCAGCTCATGGATCGCATGTTCTCGGCCATTGGCATGAGCCGCGAGCGCGACCTCTACATCACCAACATCCTGTTCTGGCGCCCGCCCGGCAACCGGACACCCACTTTGTCCGAACAGGCAATCTGCCTTGCCTTCACGCGCCGCCACATTGAACTCGCCAAGCCGAAGGTCGTGGTGCTCGCGGGGGGCACCGCCGTGAAGGCCGTGCTGAACACGACCGAAGGCATCACCCGCCTGCGCGGCAAGTGGTCGACGCTCACGCTCGACGACGGCAGTGAAGTGCCGGTGCTGCCGACGTTCCACCCTGCCTTTCTCCTGCGCACCCCCGCCAGCAAACGCCAGAGCTGGGTGGACCTGCTGTCGGTCGACAAGCGGCTGAAGGAACTCGGCGTGCGTTGAGGCGAGCCGATCTCCCACTCTTGTCATCCTGAGCGAAGCGAAGGCTCTAACGCCTGCTCCGCAGTACTCTGACCGTACCGTCAGGTCCTTCGCTGCGCTCAGGACGACAGGTCAGAGCTTCTTTCTCAGGAAGAACTTCTGATGCCCCGGCGGGAAGTCGTCGAGGGTTGCGAAGAGTTCGTACCCTCGTTTCTCGTAGAAGGGCCGAGCCTGCCAGGTGTGGGTGTCGAGATAGGCGGAGTGGCAGCCGCGCGTGCGGGCATAGTCCTCGGCCGCGTCCAGCAGGCGCGTCGCATGACCCTGCCCGCGCAGCGCCTCGTCGACCCAGAGGATCGACACGAACAGCCAGTCAGACCAGACATACCCCAGCAGGCCGCCCAGCGTTTCGCCTTTCTCCCCTTTCAGGAAGATGTAGCAGGGATAGTAGTCGGACCTCCCCGTGCGGCTCGAATTGAACATCGAGAGCCGATCCCGGACATAGTCGGCCGCGCGCGCATTGTCCGGCTCGAAGACGAGTTCGACCTTTTCCATGTCAGCGCCCAATCACCTCAGCGCATTGCCGCGCGCTGGCGTACGAGGGCCAGCACGCTGCGGCCGATCGGCATGTCGACGCCGACCCATTCCGACATCTCGACCACCGCGCCGAGCAGCGCTTCGATCTCGAGCGGACGGCCGCGTTCGAGGTCTTGCAACATCGAGGTCTTGTGCGCGCCGACCTCGGCGCCGCCGGCGATGCGCTTGTCGACATTTATGGCGAACTTCACGCCGAGCTTCTCGGCGACGGCCTGGCCCTCGACCATCAGCGCACGGCACACCGCATGCGTGCCGGGATCGCCGATCACCTTGTCGAGCGTCGCACCGGTCAGCGCACTGATCGGATTGAAGGCCATATTGCCCCAGAGCTTGACCCACAGCTCGTCGCGGATGCGCGGCCGCACCGGCGCCTTGAGGCCGGCCTTGATCAGCAGTTCGGAAAACTTCGACGCGCGTTCGCTGCGGCTGCCGTCCGGCTCGCCCAGCGTGAAGCGGTCGCCGTAGGTGTGGTGGATGACGCCCGGTTCGACGACGTCGGCCGCTGGATAGACGATGCTGCCCAGCACCTGCGACGGCGGCAGGCCCGCGGTCAGCCCGCCCTCGGGATCGACCGACTGGATGATCCGGCCGTCGAAGTCCCCGCCGAGCTTGTAGGTGTACCACCACGGCACGCCGTTGATCGCCGCGACGATGGTCGTGTCCGGCCCGATCAGAGGCTTGAGCTGCGCCATCGCGGGCAACAGCGAATGCGCCTTCAGGGTCAGCACCAGATAGTCCTGCGGGCCGATCTCCTTCGGATCGGAGGCGACGCGTGGTTCCGTCACCGTCTCCTTGCCGTCGCTGAGCAGCACGAGGCCCCTGGAGCGAAGCGCGTCACCATGAGGGCCGCGCGCCACGACGGTGACGGGCGTACCGGCCATTTCGAGCTTGGCGGCCATCAGGCCGCCGATCGCACCGGCGCCGAAAACGCAGATCGAGGTCACGGGATCGTCCTCAGGCCTTGGCTTCGCCGAGGCCGAGCTTGGCGGCGAGGCCGATGCGCTGCAGCTTGCCCGTCGCGCCCTTGGGAATCTCGGTCACAAACACGACCTTGCGCGGCACCTTGAAGTCGGCGGCATGCCTGGCCACGAAGTCGCGCAGCTCGCGCTCGGTCGCCTCGAGCCCCTGGCGCAGGACGACGACCGCGCCGACATCCTCGCCCAGCATGGGGTGGGGAATGGCGAAGGTCACGCACTGCTCGACCGCCGGGTGATCCATCAGGATCGTGTCGACCTCGATCGGGCTGATCTTCTCGCCGCCCCGGTTGATGATCTCCTTGAGGCGGCCGGTCAGGAACAGGTAGCCGTCCTCGTCGAAGCGGCCCTGGTCGCCGGTGCGGAACCAGCCCTCGGCGAAGGCCTTGAGGTTGGCGTCGGGGTTGTTGTCGTAACCCGCCGTCACGTTCGGACCCTGGATCACGACCTCGCCGATCGTGCCCTGCGGCAGGAAGTGGCCCGCCTCGTCCATGATGGCGATCTTCGGACCGGCCGGCAGACCGACGGCGCCCGGCTTGCGCTTGCCCGGCGGCAGTGCGTTGGACGCCATCTGATGGCTGGCCTCGGTCATGCCGTAGGCCTCGATCACCGGGCAGTCGAACGCAGCTTCGAGTTCGAGCATGACCTGCGGCGGCAGCGAGGCCGACGAGGAGCGGATGAAGCGCAGCTTGGCGGCCTTGGCGGCGTCGGCATGGCTGCGTAGGCGCGTCAGGATCGCCTGGTGCATGGTCGGCACGGCCGTGTACCAGGTTGGCTTCACTTCCTCGAGCTGGGCGAAGAACCGCAGCGCGTTGAAGCCCGGCGTGCACGATACCGCCGCACCCGCGCCGATCGACGAGAGCGTCGCGGCGATCAGCCCGTGGATGTGGAACAGCGGCATGATGTTCATGCAACGGTCGGCCGGCGTCAGCGCCAGCGACTCAGCGATGTGACGCGCCGAGGCCGCGAGGTTGGCCGTCGAGAGCGGCACGATCTTGGGCCGCGCGGTCGTGCCCGAGGTGTGCAGGACCAGCGCGATCTCGCCATCCACCGAAATGCCAGGGCTCGCAGCCTTCGCCGGCTTCAGCGCCGACACGTCCAGCGTGAAGCTGCCGGCCGGGCCGTCTTCGGCCGGGATCAGCTCGATGATCGGCACGCCGACCTTCTCGGCCATCGCGCGCACCGGGCTGTCCATGCCCTTCTGCACGATCACGGCCTTGGGCTTCAGGTCGTCGAGATAGAACTCGAACTCGTCGGCGCGATAGGCCGGGTTGAGCGGCGCAGAGCTGGTGCCCGAGGCGACGGCGATGAATGAGGACGCCATCTCCGGACCGTTGGGCGCGACCATGGCGACGCGATCGCCACGGCCGATGCCGACGCCGTTCAGCGTCGCCAGCGTGTCGTCCGTGAGCTTCTTCAGGCCGGCATAGGTGAGCCAGGGACGGCCCGGCGCGCCGATGGCCGGCGCGTCGGGTTTGCCCGCGGACGTGACGTCGTAAACAGTCTTGATCATCGCGATGTCCTTACGCAGCCGCCTTCTCGTCGGCGATGATGCGGTCGTAGGCCGGCAGGGTCAGGAACTCGTAGAACTGCGGCTGCTCGACCAGATCGATCATGAGCTGGGCGGCGTCCTCGTAGCGGCCTTTGCCGTAGGCCTCTTCGCCGATCTGCGCCTTCACCTTGTCGTTCTCCTCGCGCACGATCTGGCGCACGAGGTCCTTGGTGATGGTGCGGCCGTCGTCGAGCTTCTGGTTGTGGCGCACCCACTGCCAGACCTGCGCGCGGCTGATCTCGGCGGTGGCGGCATCTTCCATCAGGTTGAACAGCGGCACGCAGCCGATACCGCGCAGCCAGGCTTCGACATAGCCGATGCCGACCGCCACGTTCTGGCGCAGGCCGGCCTCGGTCTTCGGGCCGGTCGGCATGGTGATCAGGTCGGCCGGCGTCACGTGCACGTCCTGGCGCTTGCGGGCGATCTGGTTCGGCTCCTTCATCACCGCGTCGAACTCGGCCTTGGCGATCGGAACGAGACCGGGATGGGCGACCCAGGTGCCGTCATGGCCGTCGCCGGCCTCGCGCTTCTTGTCGGCATGGACGCGGCCCATCGCCTCGTCGTTGGCCTTCGGGTCGTTCTTGATCGGAATCTGCGCCGCCATGCCGCCCATCGCGTGCACTTCGCGGCGATGGCAGGTCTTGATCACGAGCTGGCTGTAGGAGCGCAGGAAGTGCGAGGTCATGCCGACCGTGCCGCGATCGGGCAACACCGCCCACTCCTGCTCGCGGAACTTCTTGATGAAGGAGAAGATGTAGTCCCAGCGGCCGCAGTTGAGGCCGGCCGAATGATCTTTCAGCTCCCACAGGATCTCGTCCATCTCGAAGGTGGCGAGGATGGTCTCGATCAACACCGTGGCCTTGATCGACTTCTGCGGCACGCCGAGCGCGTCCTGCGCGGCGACGAACACGTCGTTCCACAGGCGCGCCTCGAGATGGCTCTCCATCTTGGGCAGGTAGAAATACGGCCCGGTGCCGCGCGACAGCGCTTCCTTGGCGTTATGGAAGAAGTAGAGGCCGAAATCGAACAGCGAGCCGGACATCGGCTTGCCGTCGACCATCATGTGCTTCTCCAGCAGATGCCAGCCGCGCGGGCGCACGAACAGCACCGCCGTCTTTTCGTTCAGCTTGTAGGCCTTGCCGCTGTTGGGATCGACGTAGTCGATCTGGCGGCGCACCGCGTCGGCCAGGTTGAACTGGCCCTCGATCATGTTCGACCAGGTCGGCGTCGAGGCATCCTCGAAGTCGGCCATGAAGACATTGGCGCCGCAGTTGAGCGCGTTGATGATCATCTTGCGGTCGACCGGGCCGGTGATCTCGACGCGACGGTCGAGGATGTCCTTGGGCAGCGGCGCGACCGTCCAGTCACTCTCACGGATTTTCGCGGTTTCCGGGAGGAAATCCGGCTTTTCGCCTGCATCGAGGCGCTTCTGGCGCTCGACGCGGAGCGCCAGCAGTTCCTCGCGGCGGGCATTGAACTTGCGCTGGAGGTCGGCGACGAAGGCGACTGCCTCTTTGGTGAGCACTTTTTCGAAACCGGGCTTGATGGCGCCGTCAATCGTGACGCCCGCCGGAAGGTCCAAAGCCGCCATAGTCGTTCCCCTCAAAAATCGTTCGGATTTCAGTCGAAACGGCGATTTACCGCCTTGAGGCCATGCCCGGCAAGGCGCTACGAGGGCTGATGGACGCCGCTTTCGTCGTGGACTGGCTGAATCTGCTGCTGCGCTGGGCTCACATGATCGTGGGCATCGCGTGGATCGGCGCTTCTTTCTACTTCATCTGGCTGGACAACCACCTGCACAAGCCGCTCGACCCGGCCGATTCGGCCAAGGGGATCGGCGGCGAGGTCTGGGCGGTTCATGGCGGCGGCTTCTATACCGCCAAGAAATTCACCGTGGCGCCGGAACGACTGCCCCCCGAACTGCACTGGTTCAAGTGGGAAGCCTATACGACCCTGGTCACCGGCTTCTTCCTGCTCTGCCTCGTCTACTATTACGGGGCGGAGGTCGCGCTGATCGATCCCGCGGTTTTGCCGCTGACGCAGCCGCAGGCCATCGCGATCGGCCTGGGCTTCCTGGTCGTGGGCTGGCTCGTCTACGACTGGCTGTGCCGCTCGACCCTGGGCCAGGACGACGTCGTGCTGGGCGGGCTCATCTTCCTCTATTGCGTGGTCGCGGCCTGGGCGCTCTGCCACATCTTCTCCGGCCGCGGCGCCTATATCCATTTCGGCGCCATGCTCGGCACCATCATGGTGCTGAACGTCTACTTCGTGATCATTCCGGGCCAGCGCGAACTGGTGAAGGCCAAGGAGGAAGGCCGCATCCCCGACCCGATCCACGGGCTCAGGGGCCGCCAGCGCTCGGTCCACAACACCTATTTCACGCTCCCGGTGCTGTTCACGATGATCAGCAACCACTATGCAGGCCTCTACGGCCACGAGTGGAACTGGGTGCTGCTGATCACGATCTCGATCGCGGGCGCCCTGATCCGCGTCTGGTTCGTGCAGCGCCACAAGGGCAACGCCAACCCGCTGGTCCTCGCGGCAGGCTTCGTGTTCATCGCCTTCACGGCCTTTCTCGCACTCCCGCGTCCCAGCGCCGACGGCGGCGGCCCGGTCGCCTTCGCCGAGGTGCAGCCCATCATCCAGGCACGCTGCACGCCCTGCCATGCCGCCAAGCCGACGCAGGAAGGCTTTCTGGCGCCGCCCAAAGGCCTGTTGCTCGAGACTCCCTCTCAAATCCACGCGATGGCTGCGGCAATCAACCAGCAGGCCGCCGCCTCGCGCGTCATGCCGCCCGGGAACATGACGAACATCACCGATGCCGAGCGCCGCATGATTGCGCGCTGGTTCAAAGGCGGCGCACAATAGGGGCATGAACCTCCGCACCCGCGGCTTGCCGTGGCGCCGTCTCCTGACGGCGGCGCTGGCGGCGGTCGCGATCTTCCTTTTCTGGACCCAGACCTCCGAACGCGGCCAGCGCGAAGCCGCGCGCGGCACGACGATCTCCGCCGAGGCGCGCGAGGCCGGCCAGGGCTGGGGCGCGGCTGTCGGCTTCGCCGACCAGCGCCGCCTCGACGAGCATTATCAGAAGCACGGTGCCGAGTTCGGCCGCATCACCAAGCAGGACTATCTTCGCCAGGCACAACTCCTGCGGGACGCCAAAGCCGGCGGTCCGATCCTCGAGACGGTGAGGCGCGACGGCGTGGTGACGCGCTTCGACCGCGACACCGGCGCCTTCATCGCCTTCAATGCCAACGGCGTCATACGCACATTTTTCAAACCCAACGACGGCGAGCGCTACTTCCGCCGGCAATCCGAAAGAAGGAACGATTGAACCCGCCATCACCACCGCCCGGCCCGCCCAACGTGGCCGACCTGCAGGAACTGATCGACCAGTGGGCGACTTTCGCCGGCGATCTGGGGCGGGAGGCCTACACGTTCGACCTCGACAACTGGTTGAACGACGTCGATGTGCGCGAGCTGATCCTTGAGGCGCTGCCGATGTTCAGCCGCGAGGAGATGGGCGACCATGCGCTGAAGCTCGACGCGGCGGACCAGGCCTTCAGGGCGGCCACCCGTGAATTCAAGCGCTGCGTCTGGGGCAGCGGCACCGCCCGCAAGGAGAAATGGACCGCGCAGATTAACTGGTGGTACTTCCGCACACCGGCCCGCTCGAACGACCAGCTTGAAGACGAGCTCGCGACGGTTCGCTAAGACGAAGCATGAGCACGCCGAGAATCTTGGTCGAGGCCCAGGGGCCGGTGACCACCATCACCATTAACCGGCCGCA
Above is a window of Reyranella humidisoli DNA encoding:
- a CDS encoding peptidoglycan-binding domain-containing protein: MNKTTPPDPNAWPATAVEQTKSVQALLREFRFYKRAPDGHMGQGTRAAIREYQRIAGLPVTGQPDKALFESLKEMQELTKPKAGSN
- a CDS encoding uracil-DNA glycosylase, which codes for MEAALSPHDAAALLRWYVDHGLDETIGEEAIDRFALPAPVAIVATPAPPTVPSSAAPTPIRPPLAAPAVRAPVPLESPQLALDAREAAARATTIVELEEAVRAFEGCALKRTAKNTVFADGVAGAPVMIVGEAPGADEDRLGKPFVGVSGQLMDRMFSAIGMSRERDLYITNILFWRPPGNRTPTLSEQAICLAFTRRHIELAKPKVVVLAGGTAVKAVLNTTEGITRLRGKWSTLTLDDGSEVPVLPTFHPAFLLRTPASKRQSWVDLLSVDKRLKELGVR
- a CDS encoding tetratricopeptide repeat protein produces the protein MNRTPLALLSAALLFALPLAGQAQQGPAQQGGAKPPARPPVAQPGQRLAPISLQGRYLAARVGEQDHDYDAAADQMDQALALTPLDPELIYAVFRLRMYAGRIDSAAELAPAVLSTRPGDGFANLVMAIEAVKKGNYKAAEQQLTRIGSENQLGALREYVMAWLKAGDKDYAAARSYLARLKPASGERAEAPALVIAAQIDEMAGDKDAAEAKYRRAISLDRNGLRTTISVAEGLRRLGKDAEAREILKTYGTRYSDSVVMDGLMGANAPMPKPPTPASGIAEILFDIGGILASDPRNQRQDLALIFYQLATALKPDQDFAWLMIAGLYEQFQQIPKAVAALGRIGPTSPLYWQARLRTAALDAQEDKFDQAVARLRTLVAEKPDRIDAALTLADLLRSKDRFAEAVAAYDTAISRLGKPDERHWQIYFGRGIVLERTKNWPKAEADMKKALELSPEQPYVLNYLGYSWIDQGLHLQEGMKMLERATELRPDDGAITDSVGWAYYRLGQYEKAVEWLERATEQKGDDSTITDHLGDAYWHVGRRREARFQWERALHQKPDKDRQPIIEDKIANGLNPSNDKPTVYEKAADTKQGG
- a CDS encoding homoserine O-acetyltransferase family protein is translated as MPELNEIESKIFSARDFRLESGKILPVLELAYETYGALSPAGDNAILVVHGYTSSHHAAGKNAPGKQGRGVPEGSAGWFDGLIGPGKAIDTDRHFVVSVNALGSAHGSSGPNSTDPATGKPYGPTFPEVTLRDMVASQKLLVDSLGLKSLVAVVGPSMGGFQSFQWAASYPGFMKGIAASVTAPRAPGRLGGLEALQKRLASDPNWNGGWYYENGGIPGTLEQIRYETLLNYGQGEAEAKVAAKSWAKIYDGHSLVTLRRAIDGFDITKQYEQLKKTKVLYVISKTDKLFDLTDCAAHALDMRKAGVDLTYVEMPSDKGHMASHADAAMWAPILAAFLKQLT
- a CDS encoding electron transfer flavoprotein-ubiquinone oxidoreductase, with the translated sequence MTREAMEYDVVIVGGGPAGLSAAIRLKQLAAERNHEVSVCVLEKGSELGAHILSGAVVDPIGLNELIPDWKEKGAPLETQVTDDQFLFLTKGGSYRFPNFLLPRLMNNHGNYIVSLGEVCRWLGQQAEALGVEIYPGFAAAEVLYNEDGSVKGVATGDMGIAKDGTHKDSYTPGMELHAKYTLIGEGVRGSLAKQLMAKFDLRDGVDPQKFGIGIKELWQVDPANFRKGLVVHSQGWPLSETNSSGGSFMYHFGDNLVAIGLVVHLSYENPYLSPFDEFQRFKTHPDVAKYLKGGKRLVYGSRAINEGGIQSVPKLTFPGGALIGCSAGFVNVPRIKGSHNAVKSGMLAAEAAFEALAGGKTGGDELIAYPVKLKASWIWKDLDKVRNVKPALKWGTTLGTLYGGMDMWLHDLGIRVPWTLRHHKADHETLRPASEFQPIQYPKPDGVISFDKLSSVFLSNTNHEEDQPVHLKLRDPSIPIAVNLPLYAEPAQRYCPAGVYEVVTADNGQPRFQINAQNCVHCKTCDIKDPAQNIDWTVPEGGGGPNYPNM
- a CDS encoding 4-(cytidine 5'-diphospho)-2-C-methyl-D-erythritol kinase — protein: MLLARAKVNLWLNVVGRRADGFHLLDSLVAFTDLADGIEVAPASDLSLEIVGPGAAALEGDDVADNLVLRAARLLAGRAGVAPRAALRLTKRIPVAAGLGGGSADAAATLRALVDLWRIAMPEEELFDLAASLGADVPMCLAGRPAVATGIGERLAPAPRLPDCAILLVNPGVALPTPAVFRARVGDFAPGLPIESGWPDLAAFAADLARRGNDLTAAAISLQPAVADVLDRLRRTDGVAHAAMSGSGATCFGLFASTDAAQRAASHLPDAWWRHAGRLV